The Bacteroidota bacterium sequence ACTGAAAGAAGAGCTACGAAAAGCCCGTGAGAAAACATCCGGTGTTATAGGTGTAAATATTATGGTGGCAATGTCGAACTTTACCGACATGGTAAGAACTGCAATTTCTGAAAAGGCAGATATTATTTTTGCCGGAGCCGGACTTCCACTCGATTTACCAAGCTTCCTAAAGAAAGACAGCGTTACAAAATTAGCTCCTATTGTCTCGTCGGGACGGGCAGCAAAAATTATTTGTGAGAAATGGAAAAAAAATTATAACTATCTTCCCGATGCAATTGTTGTGGAAGGTCCCAAAGCTGGCGGGCATTTAGGCTTTAAACCAGAACAAATAGAAGATGAGAATTTTGCGCTCGAAAAATTGATACCGGATGTCGTCAATGAAGTTAAACCGTTTGAAGAAATGTACAACAAGCAGATACCTGTAATAGCAGCCGGCGGAATTTATACCGGCGAAGATATATACAACATCATGCAGTTAGGCGCTTCAGGAGTTCAGATGGGAACACGTTTTGTAACGACTGAAGAGTGCGATGCTTCACCAGAGTTCAAGCAATCTTATATCGATGCAAAAGCCGAGGATATTGAAATTATAAAAAGCCCTGTGGGAATGCCCGGGCGAGCAATCACGAGTAATTTTCTTGAAAAAGTTAAACAAGGAAAACGTATGCCTTTACAATGTCCGTTTCAATGTATTAAAACCTGTGAAATTTCAAGCAGTCCGTACTGCATTATCACTGCTTTGATAAATGCATTAAAAGGAAATTTTGAAAAAGGATATGCCTTCTGCGGCTCGAATGCTTTCAAGGCAACAAGCATTACCACAGTAAAGGAACTTGTACAAAATCTAATTGATGAGTTTAAAGCAACCGTAAACAATAAACTCGAAATTTCCCGATGGAACTCTCGTCCAATCGGGACGGAGCAAAACTCCTATATCTAACCAATTATCTCTCGAACACACCAACGGTTTTAGCGGTCGCAATAACTTTTCCATCAATCGCTTTACGGAATGTTATAAGTGATGTATGCTTATCGAGTTCCAATTTTTCTACATCCAAGGCATAAATTGTAACTTCATACTTATGTAAGCCGCTTCCTTTAGGTGGTTGTGGTCCGCCATAACCAACTGAACCAAATGTGTTATTAAGTTCTTTAGAACCTGTAGGAAGTTTATTAGTGTTTGATGCGCCTTCAACTATCTCATTGACAGTTAACGGGATATGTATCACACACCAGTGCACCCAGTTGTTTGCAACCGGATGTAAATCGATAATTGATATGGCGTATGATTTCGTTTCTTTAGGTACATTCTCCCACTTGAGAGGAATAGAAATATTTTTGCCGCCGGTTATGCCGGTGTTCGCATACTTTGTCGGAATTACTTTTCCATCTTCGAAAGCAGTCGATGTTATAGTAAACTTTGGATTGTTCATTTAAAAAAACAATACTAATTCTTAAAACCTGCTATTGCTTCTTCGTGTGTTTCGTAAGTATCGAAAACTTTTATAAGTTGAGTAATTACAAAAATCGATTTTATTTTTTCCCCGACGTGCGAAAGTTTTAAATCGCCACCGGCATTTCGAAGTGTTGTTAAAACCGAAATTAAACTCCCCAAACCGGTGGAATTAATATAAGCAACATCAGCTAAGTCGATAACTATTTTCTTAACATTATCCGTAATTAAACTGCGGACTTTCTCACGAATATTTGTAGTCTCGGGTTCTCCGATTAGGTCTCCCCTCAATGTAATTATTGCTACATCGTTTACAATATTTTCTTTTATTTTCATATTTTTTCCTGTTATTGATTTTTCTTAAAAAAAATGCTGTATAATTTTACAGAATTAATATATCAAAATCAAGTTAATTGTTTACTCAAGTCAACTTGCTTTAGTCGTACGACTTAAGTAAATTTTCACAAAATAAAATGGAGAAAATTATGGTACAAGAAAAAATTCAACAGGCAATTGAGATTTTAAAAGAAAAGAAAATTGATATGTGGATGACTTTTGTTCGTGAAAGCACCACAATACCCGACCCTATTATCGATGTAAGCGTTGGAACACATTGCACCTGGCAAACTGCATACATCATAACAGCGAAAGGCGAAACAATCGCGATTGCCGGTAGTTTGGATATCGCAAACCTAAAAACCCACGGTAATTATAAAGAGATTATCGGATACGTTCAATCGATAAAAAATACTTTATTGGAAGTCTTGGACAGAATAAATCCTAAAACTATTGCCTTGAATTATTCAACTAATACAGTGATTTCAGATGGACTCACACACGGAATGTGGCTTCAATTAATGACTTACCTTGAAAATACTCCGTTTAAAGAAAGAATCATCTCAGCCGAACCAATAATTTCTGCACTAAGAGGAAGAAAATCTTCTTCCGAATTGAAATTGATGAAAGATGCTATCAAGGAAACATTGAAAATATTCGATAAGGTTACAAAATTCATAAAACCCGGAAAGACCGAGCAAGATGTTGCTAACTTCATTTTACAGGAAGTGAAGAAGTTAGGCGTTGAACCTGCATGGGATAAAGAACATTGTCCCGCAGTTTTTACAGGACCTGAATCGGCGGGTGCGCACGCGGGACCCACAAAAAGAAAAATTGAAGGCGGACATATTATAAATATCGATTTCGGTATAAAGTGGAAAGGATACTGTTCAGATTTACAACGCACCTGGTACATAAAAAGAAAAGGCGAAAAAACTCCCCCAAAGGAAGTTGTTCGTGGATTTAACACGATCATAGAAGCGATACTACTCGCTTCGAAAAAACTAAAACCGGGTGTACAGGGCTGCGACGTTGACGATGCTGCACGCAATCATATAACATCAAACGGTTATGCCGAATATCCTCACGGGCTTGGCCATCAAATCGGACGGGTCGCACACGACGGAGGAGGAGGACTTTTCCCGCGTTGGGAACGCTATGGAACACTTCCCTTTCAGCAAGTCGAAGAGGGACAGGTCTATACACTTGAACCTCGTCTAACCGTCGAGGGACACGGTGTGGCAACGGTTGAGGAAATGGTAGTTGTAACAAAAGATGGCTGTGTGTTTTTATCAAAGCCGCAGAAGAAGATTTATTTGGTTTAATTATTAACTATACTGCACCAATATTTCTTAATTTTTCAAATGTTCTTAAAGAAAGATGATATGCGGTTTCTGCTCTTTTCAGATCAATAGATGCATTATTATCATAATCAGCAACTTTCCTTTCTTTCCATAAGCGTCTCAGGTTATTTCCAATTTCTTGTTCAATCTTATTTGAAGAGTTGATATATTTTTCCCTAACAAATTTATGTGTATCTATCATTTGTATTATTATACCTTGTTTATCGAGAAAATTTCGTGATATACCAAATGCCCCATAATATAAACGACTTAGCGAGGTACGCAGATATGCTTCTCTTAAATTTGAATGACAATAATTATTAAATAATTTCTCTGCTAATTCTATATACAAAGTCCAATCAAAGCTCATACAGGTCTAACCATCACAGATAATATTTTTTTAACCCTTACATCAATATCGAACCATATTTCTTCATCAAATTTATCTAACAGATCTAAAGAATCTTCTGGAGATAAATTCGTTTTAATAATAACTGAGAGTCCCTCATAATTTTCTTCCGGATCTTCATCGAATTCTAAACAAATCTCTACTACTTTATTACAAAAAATATTCATGACCTTTTCGTTGATATTAAGAAGTGGTTTGATGATATAATAATGATCATAAATTACTCTTTTTACTTGTTCTGAGTTTTGAAAATTATATGATTTTTGGAGTAGATTGAAATTATTAATAAAAGTAAGAGAATAACTACTCTTAACAGATTCGAAAATATCTGTTTGATTTAATACTTCTGTATAAGTTCTTGTTGAGCTCACAAATCCATAAGGAAGAAATTCTCTACTTGTATATTCATTGGGAAAGTATGGTACTTCGATCATATTGAAAATATTTTTTATTGTTTATTATTAAATAACTGACGACAGGAATCGGTAATTGATTCTTCAAATATTTCTATTACTTTATCATGAGCTTCTTCGATCCAGTTTAAAACATTATCCATACTCACTTCTTCAGGTTTTGCTAACACGTAGTCCCAATCAAGGATTATTACTGTTTTATCAGCAAGCTTTTCTTGTGATTTATGAATTGATAGAATCAATACATCTCTTCCATTGAAAAACGACATTTCTAAACGCATAAAAAACTGAGTAATATTACGATCTTCAACTTTGGGGATATGTGGATATATTTTAAAATATTCACTCAAATCAAATGATATCTTTGGAACCTCCACTCTGTCAATATATCGTAAACCAATTCTTTCAATCCCATCAGGCTGTACAATTTCTCTGAAGATATCGAAAGCTTTCTTTGCAGTGGGAATAAACTTCTCCCAATTTGAATAAGGCGGTATATGATGTGCTGAAACCATATTAGGAGCAACTCTAATAAGTTTCTCTCCACTATTGGTTTTATATTGCATGCCTAGCAATTTAGTTCTAACTTTTTGTTGAATATCTTCTTTACTAAATTCAAGCTTCGCTTCATACTCGTGTAGTTCTTCTTTATTAGGGTATTCATCTTTTATTTTCTCATAAAATCTACCCGGGACAGATATATCATTTGGGTTTTTAACTTTAAATCGAATTTCACAAACAATTTCAATAACAGGCGGGTTGATATATTTTCGTGAACTCATATTCTTTTTTCCTCAAAATTGAAGGCTTTCATTTATCATTTACCTTTTGAACCATTCAAATATAAGCTCAATTCATTTAATAATCAAGAACCATTGCTAAATCAATCAATCTTTTACTTTATAGTATAAAATGAATCTATCATCTTTCCGGTCAAATCATAGACTTCCATTTTCAACAAATTGCCAGCAACAGAAATGAAGCAATAACTGAATTCTTTTTTCCCAAACACATAGCCACTGTCCGGGTTGTCAATTTCATACAACGGAGCGCCGCCGCCACCTGCCACTACATAATTTATGCTGTCGACCAAATATCGCTGGTAGTTGTGGTCGTGTCCGTTAAAAATGATGTCGGGACTGAACGGTTTGAATACATCTATAAATTGATTTCTGAATTCTTCTCTGCTCTGTTTACGTTTATCAACAGAAGAATACGGCGGGTGATGATAAAATATGAAAGTAAATTTTTTATCTGTGCTATTCGCTAAAACATCCGATAAATATTCTTTCTGATCTTCCCTTCCGTTAAAAGGATGGTTGCTATCCAGCACTATGAAATTTGAATTTCCCCAAGTGAACGAATAATAATTCTCTTTATCCGGAAGAGCAAAGTAGTTATAATACCGCTCGTCGTTATCCTCGTGATTTCCTAATACAGGATAATAAGGAATGAATTTCATTAGTTGATTATTGATCTCGAAAAACTTATCCCAGTCAGATTGTATATTCCCCTTCATAACAAAATCACCGGTATGGACGACAAAATTAGGTTGGTGCAAAATAATTCTATTAACTAAATTGTTATGTACTTCATGTCCATCGCGTGTATCTCCTAAAACTACAAAACTGAATGCGGTAGTATCAACCGGCGCTGTCCAAAATTTATATACTTCAGATTCATAACCTCCGTCCGTTACCTGATAAAAATATTCTGTCTGAGGATTAAGCCCGTTTAAAGTGATTTGATGGTAAGTTGTTTTTCTGTTGTCAGATTTTCTTACTCCTAAACTCGAATCGAGACCGTATTTAACTTCTCCGAGTCCAATTTCTTCGCTTATCCAACAAATTGTAATACCGGTTTGTGTAGTGTTTTGTAAATATGGTCCTTTTTCA is a genomic window containing:
- a CDS encoding nitronate monooxygenase family protein, translating into MNTLYIGDLSIPLPLIQGGMGVGVSLSGLAAAVANEGGVGVISSAGLGLLYKKFSNDFLEASILGLKEELRKAREKTSGVIGVNIMVAMSNFTDMVRTAISEKADIIFAGAGLPLDLPSFLKKDSVTKLAPIVSSGRAAKIICEKWKKNYNYLPDAIVVEGPKAGGHLGFKPEQIEDENFALEKLIPDVVNEVKPFEEMYNKQIPVIAAGGIYTGEDIYNIMQLGASGVQMGTRFVTTEECDASPEFKQSYIDAKAEDIEIIKSPVGMPGRAITSNFLEKVKQGKRMPLQCPFQCIKTCEISSSPYCIITALINALKGNFEKGYAFCGSNAFKATSITTVKELVQNLIDEFKATVNNKLEISRWNSRPIGTEQNSYI
- a CDS encoding Xaa-Pro peptidase family protein; this translates as MVQEKIQQAIEILKEKKIDMWMTFVRESTTIPDPIIDVSVGTHCTWQTAYIITAKGETIAIAGSLDIANLKTHGNYKEIIGYVQSIKNTLLEVLDRINPKTIALNYSTNTVISDGLTHGMWLQLMTYLENTPFKERIISAEPIISALRGRKSSSELKLMKDAIKETLKIFDKVTKFIKPGKTEQDVANFILQEVKKLGVEPAWDKEHCPAVFTGPESAGAHAGPTKRKIEGGHIINIDFGIKWKGYCSDLQRTWYIKRKGEKTPPKEVVRGFNTIIEAILLASKKLKPGVQGCDVDDAARNHITSNGYAEYPHGLGHQIGRVAHDGGGGLFPRWERYGTLPFQQVEEGQVYTLEPRLTVEGHGVATVEEMVVVTKDGCVFLSKPQKKIYLV
- a CDS encoding TIGR04255 family protein, with the protein product MSSRKYINPPVIEIVCEIRFKVKNPNDISVPGRFYEKIKDEYPNKEELHEYEAKLEFSKEDIQQKVRTKLLGMQYKTNSGEKLIRVAPNMVSAHHIPPYSNWEKFIPTAKKAFDIFREIVQPDGIERIGLRYIDRVEVPKISFDLSEYFKIYPHIPKVEDRNITQFFMRLEMSFFNGRDVLILSIHKSQEKLADKTVIILDWDYVLAKPEEVSMDNVLNWIEEAHDKVIEIFEESITDSCRQLFNNKQ
- a CDS encoding YbhB/YbcL family Raf kinase inhibitor-like protein; the encoded protein is MNNPKFTITSTAFEDGKVIPTKYANTGITGGKNISIPLKWENVPKETKSYAISIIDLHPVANNWVHWCVIHIPLTVNEIVEGASNTNKLPTGSKELNNTFGSVGYGGPQPPKGSGLHKYEVTIYALDVEKLELDKHTSLITFRKAIDGKVIATAKTVGVFER
- a CDS encoding metallophosphoesterase family protein, with amino-acid sequence MKENLMLNNNSCIKILFIFIFGSAIFSNISIGQIEKGPYLQNTTQTGITICWISEEIGLGEVKYGLDSSLGVRKSDNRKTTYHQITLNGLNPQTEYFYQVTDGGYESEVYKFWTAPVDTTAFSFVVLGDTRDGHEVHNNLVNRIILHQPNFVVHTGDFVMKGNIQSDWDKFFEINNQLMKFIPYYPVLGNHEDNDERYYNYFALPDKENYYSFTWGNSNFIVLDSNHPFNGREDQKEYLSDVLANSTDKKFTFIFYHHPPYSSVDKRKQSREEFRNQFIDVFKPFSPDIIFNGHDHNYQRYLVDSINYVVAGGGGAPLYEIDNPDSGYVFGKKEFSYCFISVAGNLLKMEVYDLTGKMIDSFYTIK
- a CDS encoding STAS domain-containing protein produces the protein MKIKENIVNDVAIITLRGDLIGEPETTNIREKVRSLITDNVKKIVIDLADVAYINSTGLGSLISVLTTLRNAGGDLKLSHVGEKIKSIFVITQLIKVFDTYETHEEAIAGFKN